Proteins from one Mycolicibacter virginiensis genomic window:
- a CDS encoding phytanoyl-CoA dioxygenase family protein codes for MIAALSAADVVRREFWAQLCPEMSIEAGGARPSAAVGELDTQLANLKREGYVQVPDALPEAAIAPIRAGVSTLFQQGIPLAFAFVYDELWLAFQGLSDFLSSVMGEGYQALPDFWVWHVNPSDNAVGWGPHRDRVIGTLDADNSPRTLTVWLPFTDATPLNGCMYVLPAHLDDRFVQRRWDGPDNTVVRNVQDVRALPATAGTMFAWNQAVLHWGGRGSRLGAAPRISAAFEFQRSDCAPFNTPLLDPGRMPTFTERLGLIGKQVLQYRHMYPLASDVEAIATLLAERYMPEVAASMGVSAAL; via the coding sequence ATGATTGCTGCGCTTTCGGCTGCCGACGTTGTGCGTCGCGAATTCTGGGCGCAGCTATGCCCAGAAATGTCGATAGAAGCCGGGGGCGCCCGCCCGTCCGCTGCGGTCGGTGAGCTCGACACCCAGCTGGCCAACCTGAAGCGCGAGGGCTACGTCCAGGTTCCCGACGCCCTGCCGGAAGCGGCCATCGCGCCCATTCGCGCGGGCGTGTCGACGCTGTTCCAACAAGGCATCCCACTGGCTTTCGCCTTCGTCTATGACGAGCTGTGGCTGGCTTTCCAGGGGCTTTCAGATTTCCTGTCCAGCGTGATGGGCGAGGGATACCAGGCATTGCCCGACTTCTGGGTCTGGCACGTCAACCCCAGCGACAACGCGGTGGGTTGGGGCCCGCACCGCGACCGGGTGATCGGGACTCTCGATGCCGACAACTCGCCGCGGACGCTGACGGTGTGGCTCCCGTTCACCGATGCCACCCCGCTGAATGGATGCATGTACGTGCTGCCCGCCCATCTCGACGATCGTTTCGTCCAGCGTCGATGGGACGGGCCGGACAACACCGTGGTCCGCAATGTGCAGGACGTTCGGGCGCTACCGGCCACGGCCGGCACCATGTTCGCCTGGAACCAGGCAGTGCTGCACTGGGGCGGGCGCGGCAGCCGTCTCGGGGCCGCGCCGCGGATCAGCGCGGCTTTTGAGTTTCAGCGTTCCGACTGCGCGCCGTTCAACACACCGTTGCTGGATCCGGGCCGCATGCCGACGTTCACCGAGCGGCTCGGGCTGATCGGCAAACAGGTTCTGCAATATCGCCACATGTATCCGCTGGCCAGTGATGTCGAGGCCATCGCGACCCTGCTCGCGGAGCGCTACATGCCCGAGGTGGCGGCCTCGATGGGAGTCAGTGCGGCCCTCTGA